Below is a window of Lytechinus variegatus isolate NC3 chromosome 4, Lvar_3.0, whole genome shotgun sequence DNA.
ATGGACGAAGGCACGCTTGGCGTACATCAGATCGAACTTGTGGTCGAGACGGGCCCAGGCTTCAGCAATGGCTGTGGTGTTGCTCAACATGCAGACAGCACGTTGGACCTTTGCCAAGTCGCCACCGGGTACGACTGTAGGTGGTTGGTAGTTGATACCGACCTTGAAGCCAGTGGGGCACCAATCGACGAACTGGATAGTACGTTTGGTCTTAATGGTAGCGATGGCAGCATTGACATCCTTGGGGACGACATCACCACGGTACAGGAGACAGCAGGCCATGTACTTGCCATGACGCGGGTCACATTTCACCATCTGGTTGACGGGTTCGAACAGAGAGTTAGTGATCTCGGCAACGCTCAGTTGCTCGTGGTAGGCCTTCTCAGCAGAGATTACAGGGGCATACGTAGCCAGTGGGAAATGAATCCTTGGGTAGGGAACCAAGTTGGTCTGGAACTCTGTTAGGTCAACGTTGAGGGCGCCGTCAAATCGAAGCGATGCGGTTATGGATGAAACAATCTGGCCGATCAGACGATTCAGGTTAGTGTAGGTGGGACGCTCAATGTCGAGGTTTCGACGGCAGATATCGTAGATGGCCTCGTTGTCGACCATGAAGGCACAATCAGAGTGCTCAAGGGTGGTGTGGGTGGTGAGAACAGAATTATAGGGCTCCACCACGGCAGTAGATACCTGGGGCGCGGGGTAAATGGCGAATTCCAACTTGGATTTCTTTCCGTAATCGACGGAGAGACGCTCCATAAGAAGAGAGGAGAATCCTGAGCCGGTGCCACCACCGAAGCTGTGGAAGATAAGGAATCCCTGAAGACCTGTACATTGGTCAgcctggaaaaaaaagaacgatGTCTTAAGTCATCCCTGTTACTAAATTTCATTCCCcaacatatcattttaaatatGTTCTACGGATGTACTCTTTCGCAGTTTCATTCCGACTGTGATGTGACTTTCCATCCCCTTCCACAACACTTTTTAATTTCCTTAACAAGAgtcataaacaaaaaaaaataaataactatCATATTCTGAAAGTTAAGTTGCTTCCCACTACAGATTTACTTGAGAGACAAACGTCTAAGGCCAAAGGACCCAGAAGCTCTCCTCAAGGACATCTGGAAGCAATTTCTTCATGTTTGTATtgtgatttaaaaagaaaacataccATTAAAATCGATTTGAAAAGCACATCGTTATAAAAGAGACTGAATTTCTGATCATTTCTCACCAATTTCCTGATCTTATCCAAGACCTGGTCGACGATCTCCTTGCCGACAGTGTAGTGACCACGGGCGTAGTTGTTGGCAGCATCCTCCTTGCCGGTGATCAGCTGCTCGGGGTGGAAGAGCTGACGGTAGGTACCGGTACGAACCTCATCTAGAAGATGGAGAGTAAATGTAAAGATGGACGCGTGGTTAGGGTGGGTGGTTAGGATGGTATTTGACTCATGAATAACGTGTGCTAACTCCTATCGTCACGTACCATTCCTTTTTGTCA
It encodes the following:
- the LOC121413742 gene encoding tubulin alpha-3 chain-like codes for the protein MRECISVHVGQAGCQIGNACWELYCLEHGIQPDGYLPNGNNSSSTSKSTDEAFNTFFSETGSGKHVPRAIFVDLEPTVIDEVRTGTYRQLFHPEQLITGKEDAANNYARGHYTVGKEIVDQVLDKIRKLADQCTGLQGFLIFHSFGGGTGSGFSSLLMERLSVDYGKKSKLEFAIYPAPQVSTAVVEPYNSVLTTHTTLEHSDCAFMVDNEAIYDICRRNLDIERPTYTNLNRLIGQIVSSITASLRFDGALNVDLTEFQTNLVPYPRIHFPLATYAPVISAEKAYHEQLSVAEITNSLFEPVNQMVKCDPRHGKYMACCLLYRGDVVPKDVNAAIATIKTKRTIQFVDWCPTGFKVGINYQPPTVVPGGDLAKVQRAVCMLSNTTAIAEAWARLDHKFDLMYAKRAFVHWYVGEGMEEGEFSEAREDLAALEKDYEEVGVDSADDDAADEDEQDEY